From Juglans regia cultivar Chandler chromosome 6, Walnut 2.0, whole genome shotgun sequence, the proteins below share one genomic window:
- the LOC109002473 gene encoding E3 ubiquitin-protein ligase RNF185-like produces MASGSGESTSRPPQSPSFSSNSNNNSDAGNFECNICLDLAQDPIVTLCGHLFCWPCLYKWLHMHSQSQECPVCKALVEEEKLVPLYGRGKTSTDPRSKSIPGINIPSRPAGQRPETAPPPEPNHFPHHGFGFMGGVAPMATAGFGNFTFSAAFGGLIPSLFNLQLHGFPDAAMYGTPAGYPYGFSNSFHGGHAHGFRQHTGHRQQDNNLKRLLFLIGFCVLLALIWQ; encoded by the coding sequence ATGGCAAGTGGGTCTGGGGAATCAACGAGCAGGCCACCTCAAAGCCCGTCTTTCTCGAGCAACAGTAATAATAACAGTGATGCTGGTAATTTTGAATGCAATATTTGCCTTGACTTAGCTCAAGACCCTATTGTTACCTTATGCGGCCACCTATTCTGCTGGCCTTGCCTTTACAAATGGCTCCACATGCACTCACAGTCCCAGGAATGCCCAGTTTGCAAGGCCCTTGTTGAGGAGGAGAAGTTGGTCCCTCTGTATGGCAGGGGAAAGACATCAACAGACCCGAGATCGAAGTCTATTCCTGGCATTAATATTCCAAGTCGTCCGGCTGGGCAGAGACCTGAGACAGCTCCTCCACCGGAACCAAATCATTTTCCTCACCATGGATTCGGGTTCATGGGAGGTGTTGCACCAATGGCAACTGCAGGATTTGGGAATTTCACATTCTCTGCAGCTTTTGGGGGTCTCATCCCATCTCTATTTAACCTTCAGTTACATGGGTTCCCAGATGCTGCTATGTATGGTACGCCGGCTGGTTATCCTTATGGGTTTTCTAATTCATTTCATGGTGGTCATGCCCATGGATTCCGTCAGCATACTGGTCATAGGCAACAAGACAATAATCTGAAGAGGCTGCTTTTTCTTATTGGGTTTTGTGTTCTTCTTGCTCTTATCTGGCAGTAG